AGGATTTCGCCGCCGAACACCGTGCCCGCTACGGCTTCACCATGGACAAGCCGCTCGTGGTCGCCACCGCTGTGGCCGAGGCGACGGGTGCCGCGGGCCCTGTCAGCGCTCATCCGGTGACGCCCGAACCGGGCGGGGGCATCCCGGAGCCGGCCGACCAGGTGCGCATGTTCACCGGCGGGCGATGGCGGGAGACGCCTTTGTTCCGGCGGGAGGAACTGCGCCCGGGGCAGCGCGTGGAGGGCCCCGCCGTCATCGCGGAACCGGATGCCACCACGGTCGTGGACCCCGGCTGGGAGGCGGCGGCCGATCCGCGCGGGCACCTGCTGCTGACCCGGGTACGCGACCGGGACGCCACGCCCGCGCTGGGCACGGCCGTTGATCCGGTGCGACTGGAGGTCTTCAACAACCTCTTCATGGCCATCGCCGAACAGATGGGCGTGCGCCTGGAGAACACCGCGCACTCCGTCAACATCAAGGAGCGGCTCGACTTCTCATGCGCCCTCTTCGACCCCGAGGGCAACCTCATCGCCAACGCGCCCCACATCCCCGTGCACCTGGGTTCCATGGGGGAGTCCATCAAGGAGGTGCTGCGCCGCAACGAGGGCCATATGCGCCCGGGGGACGTCTACGCGATCAACGATCCGTACCACGGCGGCACGCATCTGCCTGATGTCACCGTGGTTACCCCTGTCTTCGGGGACGGGGACGGGGACGGGGACGGGGACGAAGGCGGAGGCGAGAACGTGGGCCAGGAGCAGCGGTTGCTCTTCCTCGTCGCCTCGCGCGGCCACCACGCGGAGATCGGCGGCCTCACCCCCGGCTCCATGCCCGCCTTCAGCCGCACCGTCGAGGAGGAGGGGGTGCTGTTCGACAACTGGCCGCTGGTGCGCGACGGCACCCTGCGCGAGGAGGAGACCCGCGCACTGCTCACCTCGGCCCGCTACCCCTCGCGCGACCCGGACACCAATCTCGCCGACCTGCGCGCCCAGATCGCCGCGAACGAGAAGGGCATCGCGGAACTGCGCAACATGACCGGACAGTTCGGCCTGAAGGTCGTCCAGGCGTACATGCGCCATGTACGCGACAATGCCGAGGAGTCGGTGCGGCGCATCATCGCCACCCTCAGCGACGGCGAGTACGCGTACGAGACCGACAGCGGCGCCGTCATCCGGCTCGCCGTCACCGTCGACCGCGAGCGCCGCACCGCGCGCCTCGACTTCTCCGGCACCTCGCCCCAGCGCGACGACAACCTCAACGCGCCCAGCTCTGTGGTGATGGCCGCCGTGCTGTACGTCTTCCGTACGCTCGTCGCCGACGACATCCCGCTCAACAGCGGCTGTCTGACGCCGCTGGAGGTGCACATCCCCGCCGGGTCGATGCTGGCGCCCGCATACCCCGCCGCGACCGTCGCGGGCAACGTGGAGACCTCCCAGGCGGTGACCGGCACCCTCTACGCGGCCCTCGGCGTCCAGGCGGAGGGCTCGGGCACGATGAACAACGTGACCTTCGGCAACGACCGCGTCCAGTACTACGAGACGGTCGCCAGCGGCTCGGGCGCGGGGGACGGCTTCGACGGTGCCGACGCCGTGCAGACCCATATGACCAACTCGCGGCTCACCGACCCCGAGGTGCTCGAGTTCCGGTATCCGGTGCGCGTCGAGGACTTCCACATTCGGGCGGACAGCGGAGGCCGGGGCCAGTGGCGCGGGGGAGACGGGGTGGTGCGGGAGCTGCGCTTCCTGGAACCCGTCACCGTCGCCCTCCTGACCGGACACCGGCGGGTTGCCCCTTACGGGATGAAGGGCGGGGCACGGGGCGCACTGGGTGCCAACACCGTCCGGCGCGCCGACGGCCGGACGGAGGAGCTCGCCGGGCGGGACGTCGCCGACCTGGCGGTGGGCGACGTCCTGGTGTTGCGCACTCCGGGTGGCGGCGGCTATGGCACGCCGCCGCTCACCGGATGAGACGTGATCCCGCCGCTCACCGGATGAGACGCGGTTCCGCCGCTCACCGGATGCAGCGGGTTTCCGCCGATGCCGCTGATCGCGGGGACGGTGCCGTCCCGCGAGCGGGTTCCGCGTGCCGTGGCCGGTCCGTGCGCCCTCGGCGGCGGGTCACCTCGGCAGATCGGTGATGAGCATGTGTCCCGGCGCGTGTGTCAGGGCGAACGGCGGGCGGGCGGACATGAGCGCCGCCTGCACGGTGAGGGAGCTGGCCCAGAACACGGGCACGTCGCCGGGCGCCGGGCGCACCCGGCCGCCGAAGTCCGGCCGGGACAGCGCCCGGATGCCCAGCGCGCCCGGGTCCCCGGCGTGCACGGGCGCGCCCTGTCCCAGCCGGGCACCCGTCCCGGCCCTGCTGACCGCGCGCGCCGTCGCCACGAGTGCGGCGGGGATCGGCCGCATCGCCACCACGAGCGGCCCGTTGAGCCGCCCGGCCGGGCACGAGGAGCGGTTGGTCACATACAGCGGGAGAGGCCGCTCCTGCTCCATATGACGCAGCGGAACACCGGCCGAAGCGAGCTGGGTGTCCAGCGAACGGTCCCGCCCCAGCAGGAAGGTGACCAGCCCACCGTGCCAGTGGTCGCGCACCTCGCGGGGCTCCGCGACGATCTGGCCGTCCTCCCACACCCGGTAGCGGGGCAGATCGGTGCGCAGGTCGGCCTCCGCGGCCAGCCTGGTCGTCCAGGCGCCCGCGTCGCAGATGTCCAGGACGGGGCAGGAGCCGCTGTTGCGGGCGCAGAAGAGGGACATGTCCGGCGCCCATGCCGACGGCAGCGCGACCAGGTGTGCCTGGGCGTGGCCGAGGGCCCAGCCGGCGGTGCGGGCCGCCAGTCCCGAGCGGTACAGGGCGCGTGCCTGAACGGGGCTGGTGAGTCCTGGCGGTGTGCTGGGGAGCATGGTGGGTCCTCCTGTCTGGGACCGGACGTGCCGACAGCGTCAGTCAGCCGTTCGGGCGGGACTTGCGGTAGGTGCCGAACGCGCCCTTTGCCGGGGTCGTTCAGACCAGTTCCCGGCCCTGGGTCTCCGGCAGCCCCAGGAGTGCCAGCGCGGCGATCGCGTACGCCACGGAGCCGAACACCAGCGCGCCGCCCACGCCCATGCTCTCGGCCAGGGCACCCACCAGAGTCGGGAAGAAGGCGCCCAGGCCGCGCCCCACGTTGTAGGTGAAGCCCTGTCCCGTGCCGCGTACGGAGGTCGGGTACAGCTCGGCGAGGAAGGAGCCGAAGCCGCTGAAGATGGCCGACATGCAAAAGCCCAGCGGGAACCCCAGCACCAGCAGTAGCCCGTCGGCGCCGTCCGGAACGCGGGTGTATCCGAGCACGCACGCCGCCGAGAGGGCGGCGAACAGCGCGATGGTCTTCTTGCGGCCCAGCCGGTCGGTGAGCAGACCGCCGGTCAGATAGCCGAGGAAGGCTCCGAGGATCTGGGTGGCCAGGAAGCCGCCGGTGGTCACCACGGTCAGGCCCCGCTCGTCGCTCAGATAGGCGGGCACCCAGGTGGCGAGCGTGTAGTAGCCGCCCTGGACGCCGGTGGCCATCAGGGAGGCGAACACGGTGGTGCGCAGCAGCCCGGACCGGAAGATCGCCGAGAAGGAGCCCCGCTCGGAGCTCTCCATCCGGCGCCGCGTCGCCTCGGGCGCGTCCTGGACGTTCTTGCGGACGTAGAGCACCAGCAGCGCGGGAAGTGCCCCGGTGAAGAACATCACGCGCCAGGCCAACTGCGACTCCAGGAGCTGGAAGACGGCCGTGTAGACCAGCACCGCCAGTCCCCAGCCGACGGCCCAGGCGCTCTGCACCGCGGCGAGGGTGCGCCCCCGGTGCCGCGCCGAGGTGTACTCGGCGACCAGGATGGCGCCCACCGCCCACTCGCCGCCGAAACCGAGCCCCTGGAGGGCGCGGAAGACCAGCAGGATCTCGTAGTTGGGCGCGAAGCCGCACAGGACGGTGAACAGCGCGTAGGTGAGCACCGTGACCAGCAGGGCCCGGACCCTTCCGATCCGGTCGGCCAGCACGCCGGCCAGCGCGCCGCCGAGGGCCGAGACCACCAGCGTGGTCGTGACCAACAGCCCTGTCTGACCGCTGCTGAGGCCGAAGTACGCCGCGATGGCGACCATGCTCAGCGGCAGTGCGTAGAAGTCGTACGAATCCAGGCCGTACCCGCCGAACGCGCCGGCGAAGGCGCGCCGTCCACGGGGGCCGAGCGCGCGGAGCCAGGCGAAGGCTCCGCCGCCGTGCGTGTCCTCGCCCGGAATCCGGGCCGTCGGTGTCGTGCTCATGGGCACCTCGCAGTCAACGGGCCGCCATCGCGCGGATGGGCGGCAACACACGAGCCATGAAGCGGAGTTGGAGTGATGTGCGTCCGCTCCGAAATTTCAAAGTAGAGGATTGTTGAACGATTCGGCAATCCTCGTGTTGTCTCGTTCTTCGGTCTGCGGTTCACTTCAGCCATGACCGACGACGTGCTGGCCGAACTCTCCGACGACCGGGTCCTGTTGGGGCGTACCAGCACGGCCGAGCGCGTGGCCGACATCCTGCGCAACCGGATCATGGAGGGCGGCTTCCAGCCCGGCGCGCGGCTCGCCGAGGAGGAGATAGGCGGCGCGCTGGGCATCTCGCGCAACACCCTGCGCGAGGCGTTCCGGCTGCTCACCCACGAGCGGCTGCTCGTCCATGAGCTCAACCGGGGCATGTTCGTCCGCGTGCTGACCGTCGAGGACCTGGCGGACATCTACCGCGTACGCGGCCTGGTCGAGTGCGCCGTGCTGCGGGCGCTCGGGGCCCCGCCCTACCCGCTCGAAGCCGTCGAGGCCGCCGTGCGGGCGGGCCGGCGCGCGGCCCAGCTGCGGCGCTGGCGCGACCTGGGCACCGCCAACATGCGGTTCCACCAGGCGCTCGTCGAACTGGCCGAAAGTCCGCGCACCAACGAGGCGATGCGCGGCGTGCTGGCCGAACTGCGGCTCGTCTTCCACGTCGTGGATGACCCTCAGCGCCTCCACGAGCCCTACCTGAGCCGCAACGAGGAGATCCTGCGCGCGCTCCAGGGCGGTGAGGCGCGCGCCGCCGAACAGCTCCTCGACGTCTACCTCGACGACTCGCGCCGCCAGCTCGCCGAGGCGTACGCGCACCGGCTGAGCTGACCGAAAGGCGACGGGGCCGCCCACCCTGCCCGTCCGCAGCGCCGCGTAGGATCCGCCGGACACCGTGGGGGCGGGCGCACGGACCGTGACAACCGTGCCGTTTCGGATCTTGTCAGTGCTAACGCTTAATGTGTCCGTCGTGACTGAGCACGCCATGACGAGCACCGCGAGGGGGCGAGGTGCCCCCGCTCCCTCCCCGGCTCCGGGCCCCGCCGCCGACGAGGGCCTGGCCCGCCGTCTGCGCGCGCTCGCCTGCACCGCCCCGCTGCACGACCTGGACACGCGCAAGGCCAACCTCGCCGGCGAGTACAGCACCTACGAGATGGCCGAGCTGGCCCTCGCCGCGATCGATCAGGTCACGCTCCAGATGGACTTCGACACCGGAGCCGACCACGAGCAGATAGTGACCAGGCTCCTGCCCCGCGTCGCCGCCCAGGCCCCCGCGCGAGGGGCGGCCGAGCACGAGCGCGTGGCCCGCTGGGTGCTGGAGAACCTGATCAATGTCGGCAGCGTCGACCGCGGCTTCCGCGCCGTCTACGGCACGTTCGGCCCCGACGGCGTCTACGTGCGCAGGGACTACGACTTCAAGCTCATCGAGGAAGTCCCCGGCCCCGGCGGCAGCGTCTATCTGCGCACCACCGACGAGGCCGTCAACGTCCTGGTCGGTGCGCTCGACACCGACGTGACCAGCGCCCAGATCGCCGCCGAGGTCAAGCTGGAGGTCCTCATCAGCCGGGGCCGCCTCGCCGACGCCCAGCTCGCCGCCGAGCAGGCCCGCTACCGCACCGTGCAGTACGCCGAGGTGCTGCGCCGCACCCTGGACGCCACCCGGCGCGACGTACGCGCCGTCGACTGGCTCAGCGCCGTCCCCGACATGATCACCGAGGCGCTCGACCACGTCGCCGACCGCTACCGCCACGAGAACGCGATCCTCACCAACATCCGC
This sequence is a window from Streptomyces sp. NBC_01775. Protein-coding genes within it:
- a CDS encoding hydantoinase B/oxoprolinase family protein, whose protein sequence is MGARWEFWVDRGGTFTDVVGRRPDGTVVAEKVLSHDPRRPDQDAAVTGIKRLLGTPPDAPVPADRIDAVKMGTTVATNALLERRGEPTVLLTTRGFRDALRIAYQNRPRIFDRHIALPEALYDRVIEVPERVDADGGTVLPLDERATTEALRAAYDDGFRSAAIVLLHSYRHPAHEREVARLARECGFTQVSCSYEVSPLIKLVPRGDTTVVDAYLSPVLRRYVDEVAAELRGVRLMFMQSNGGLREAGHFRGKDAVLSGPAGGVVGMARSCAEVGHDRVIGFDMGGTSTDVSHYAGRLERVFGTQVAGVRMRAPMMDIHTVAAGGGSVLHFDGARYRVGPDSAGAVPGPACYRREGPLTVTDANVMLGRIQPAHFPSVFGPQGEEPLDAAAVRAGFARLAEEIGDGRAPEEVAAGFLEIAVLSMANAVKKISVQRGHDVTRYALASFGGAGGQHACAVADALGISTVVVPPLAGVLSAYGIGVADATALREQSVESQLTREQLADVRELCASLERQTRQELREDGIPEEAISTSSRLQLRYAGTDASLTVPLSDADRMAEDFAAEHRARYGFTMDKPLVVATAVAEATGAAGPVSAHPVTPEPGGGIPEPADQVRMFTGGRWRETPLFRREELRPGQRVEGPAVIAEPDATTVVDPGWEAAADPRGHLLLTRVRDRDATPALGTAVDPVRLEVFNNLFMAIAEQMGVRLENTAHSVNIKERLDFSCALFDPEGNLIANAPHIPVHLGSMGESIKEVLRRNEGHMRPGDVYAINDPYHGGTHLPDVTVVTPVFGDGDGDGDGDEGGGENVGQEQRLLFLVASRGHHAEIGGLTPGSMPAFSRTVEEEGVLFDNWPLVRDGTLREEETRALLTSARYPSRDPDTNLADLRAQIAANEKGIAELRNMTGQFGLKVVQAYMRHVRDNAEESVRRIIATLSDGEYAYETDSGAVIRLAVTVDRERRTARLDFSGTSPQRDDNLNAPSSVVMAAVLYVFRTLVADDIPLNSGCLTPLEVHIPAGSMLAPAYPAATVAGNVETSQAVTGTLYAALGVQAEGSGTMNNVTFGNDRVQYYETVASGSGAGDGFDGADAVQTHMTNSRLTDPEVLEFRYPVRVEDFHIRADSGGRGQWRGGDGVVRELRFLEPVTVALLTGHRRVAPYGMKGGARGALGANTVRRADGRTEELAGRDVADLAVGDVLVLRTPGGGGYGTPPLTG
- a CDS encoding MFS transporter gives rise to the protein MSTTPTARIPGEDTHGGGAFAWLRALGPRGRRAFAGAFGGYGLDSYDFYALPLSMVAIAAYFGLSSGQTGLLVTTTLVVSALGGALAGVLADRIGRVRALLVTVLTYALFTVLCGFAPNYEILLVFRALQGLGFGGEWAVGAILVAEYTSARHRGRTLAAVQSAWAVGWGLAVLVYTAVFQLLESQLAWRVMFFTGALPALLVLYVRKNVQDAPEATRRRMESSERGSFSAIFRSGLLRTTVFASLMATGVQGGYYTLATWVPAYLSDERGLTVVTTGGFLATQILGAFLGYLTGGLLTDRLGRKKTIALFAALSAACVLGYTRVPDGADGLLLVLGFPLGFCMSAIFSGFGSFLAELYPTSVRGTGQGFTYNVGRGLGAFFPTLVGALAESMGVGGALVFGSVAYAIAALALLGLPETQGRELV
- a CDS encoding D-glutamate cyclase family protein: MLPSTPPGLTSPVQARALYRSGLAARTAGWALGHAQAHLVALPSAWAPDMSLFCARNSGSCPVLDICDAGAWTTRLAAEADLRTDLPRYRVWEDGQIVAEPREVRDHWHGGLVTFLLGRDRSLDTQLASAGVPLRHMEQERPLPLYVTNRSSCPAGRLNGPLVVAMRPIPAALVATARAVSRAGTGARLGQGAPVHAGDPGALGIRALSRPDFGGRVRPAPGDVPVFWASSLTVQAALMSARPPFALTHAPGHMLITDLPR
- a CDS encoding GntR family transcriptional regulator; the protein is MTDDVLAELSDDRVLLGRTSTAERVADILRNRIMEGGFQPGARLAEEEIGGALGISRNTLREAFRLLTHERLLVHELNRGMFVRVLTVEDLADIYRVRGLVECAVLRALGAPPYPLEAVEAAVRAGRRAAQLRRWRDLGTANMRFHQALVELAESPRTNEAMRGVLAELRLVFHVVDDPQRLHEPYLSRNEEILRALQGGEARAAEQLLDVYLDDSRRQLAEAYAHRLS